In Thunnus maccoyii chromosome 3, fThuMac1.1, whole genome shotgun sequence, the following proteins share a genomic window:
- the LOC121893877 gene encoding rootletin-like isoform X3 — protein MKDQQRLEESVLSEEKRLTVRGPSPDAPPTCLPARVREIVTKNLNDSPAGAMSSVMSLQEENRVLQGELARLEDLLAHSRADRDELAIKYGAISERLEQALRFDAGDGDHDSLESRSLAQQNVDLRRRLDEEQASYKRKLTAYQEGQQRQAQLVQKLQAKVLQYKKRCGDLEQMVQEKSSELEKHRSGHSDTSNGRHQDESGSNLEDALIRLEEEQQRSSSLSAVNAMLREQLEQAGLANEALSQDIRRLTADWTKAREELEQKESDWRREEESFHSYFSSEHSRLLMLWRQVVGFRRHVCELKSATERDLSDMRNELARASHSAQVSCAGLSATLHSREGGAALALEREKALRDQLEQQLRERVAEMMNLQTRTDAERSELNVRLSDSVREGERLKGQIEEKDREIVLLTRRLEEQNGNDETDMQMMRTHNETLLDTLRDIAQTVSSDGESSSEADQDNSGAPLLALIRGSSPHRSSSPRRSSSPSRLTSLSHLPEAALSALRSAVTNKTLQLQDIRGRLLSSQSSLQQVRKQLAESDSAKRDAEQRNQALQRERDAAQRERETTQREKDRLKQERDTLASEKASLEKTAQAVQSSNQILQMDCEKLQLAVTSTQRERDHEREEKEAVIQERDRAKAETQRIQMQWDQSENRASAQRGELSVVKETHQQGEVERQLLEREKTQLSEALARTESSNAELSLLLNKLQSEDAALRDSLAKMGSMNEGLAQDKTDLNTYILQLEEEKALLQAQKREAEQEKLAIRDELVRLEQDRLELDSTRITLHQSLQDTELSRAGMEAELQSLRVERLKLQERVTQLCGEVTSLGSELSLARGESQRNEVALEEAGRGRAELARDKAALVVQLTASERENTVLSEELAAFRSERESLETSLFEVQQQLVQVESRREQLETENQNLRVRSETAAAELRRVRSDWENALAQAEREKQALTQTLNSAQLEAQQALRKAISEHQEEVERLISEKEVLRHSLLMEHEGALRKLRQEVEDQLHRAQREREELQDELRTLQHDRDQSLLQAETEKQQALSLKEAEKAVLSDRVSSLQAEVSAAALEAERMAREAAHCKEQEQIRVGALTSELQELRSQLEDAASLHERELHSLRETCTDLQSRADVALKELDQYRASLSANEESRDHLRRDMLEVERRLNQTQDMAEKHRREGTELRRSLGDVTKERDTLSQSNTQLRETLRIAETERISVKRQCEEKEQRLAVLEENFSSTQKEVTELRSCLREVERSRLEARRELQELRRQLKVLDGEKEQKEREVAELQTRLSLEEQREEEKGKEAFTLKQKLTEAETARDSLKKELSLIQKRLVESEGSWRGCERELTAQLQEARGCEKKLQDEAKNLALRAQAAQDASALSSLQLSEAQGRLAATEAELSRAEVGRRELEYRLSSLQSVLTRTLGIGAGGRGSRGRSPGGSSTSAGTMSRHPSISPLRSSLSPPKEFRVSTPDNTLGSGAVSPERGDTPLPLPQPELDPETLRSGLRDFLQELREAQKERDDARCQLGALQREVEELKGERDLAQSRLSQLQNTLQEYQEAKCGLDERLTATQILLQQQEELVRRGDRERRALTDRVKDLERALQASETDKKHTQEQLNKQRAAEMRLEAERRRLREALEAAEARATRVELGRRSVEGELQRLKLSLGDREAESQASHERHDTLLKQVAEGEVRVSLLQRDVERLSQALLKAQEGESLLKERVTSLNQSLQEVAAAHSSTETRLVALQKSLSVAEQDKRHLQERIDESRVSLAEWKRNMATLTERVQSLQSELNQSELRREALEAELTNTQEALRQRSASLVEAQRSAQAAQTERATVEERLRGLQRAVAMLETEKKDAERQAVRLEKDKNALRNTLDKVERQKLKTEEGSMRLSAERSRLDRSLNTAEQELQEAQQQILMLQTQLAEMEQSHSLCESMVRQRDEAQREAERLRSSFRDIERTLGTRERAHRHRVKGLEEQVSTLKEQLQQEMKRRQPSLPSSLLSAGNRDAA, from the exons ATGAAGGATCAACAG AGGTTGGAGGAGAGTGTCTTGTCTGAGGAGAAGAGGCTGACAGTCCGGGGTCCTTCACCAGATGCCCCCCCTACATGTCTACCAGCCCGAGTGCGGGAGATTGTCACAAAGAACCTAAACGATAGCC CAGCGGGGGCCATGTCCTCGGTCATGTCCCTCCAGGAGGAGAACCGCGTGCTGCAGGGAGAGCTAGCGAGGCTGGAGGACCTGCTGGCTCACAGCAGAGCGGACCGAGACGAGCTCGCCATCAAGTACGGTGCAATTAGTGAGAGG CTGGAGCAGGCGCTACGTTTCGATGCGGGAGACGGGGACCATGATTCACTGGAGTCACGCAGCCTGGCGCAGCAGAACGTGGACTTACGCAGACGTCTGGACGAGGAGCAAGCGTCCTACAAGAGAAAACTCACTGCGTACCAGGAGGGGCAGCAGAGGCAGGCGCAGCTCGTGCAGAAGTTGCAGGCCAAG GTACTCCAGTACAAAAAGAGGTGTGGAGATCTGGAGCAGATGGTGCAGGAGAAGTCCTCAGAGTTGGAGAAACACAGGAGT GGTCACAGTGACACATCCAATGGTCGCCATCAAGACGAATCAGGCAGCAACCTGGAAGATGCTTTAATCCGTCTGGAGGAAGAACAACAGAG GAGCAGCAGTTTGTCTGCAGTGAACGCCATGCTGAGAGAGCAGCTGGAGCAGGCGGGTTTGGCCAATGAGGCTCTCAGCCAGGACATTCGCAGGCTCACTGCTGATTGGACCAAAGCCAGAGAGGAACTGGAGCAAAAGGAGTCTGactggaggagagaagaagag TCTTTCCACAGTTACTTCAGCAGTGAGCACAGTCGCCTGCTGATGCTGTGGCGGCAAGTGGTCGGATTTCGGAGGCACGTGTGTGAACTGAAGAGCGCCACTGAAAG GGACTTGTCCGACATGCGTAATGAGCTGGCTCGGGCGTCCCACTCTGCTCAGGTGTCCTGTGCAGGTCTGTCCGCCACACTGCATAGCCGAGAGGGAGGAGCGGCTCTGGCCCTGGAGCGGGAGAAGGCTCTGCGGGAtcagctggagcagcagctgagAGAACGAGTGGCAGAAATGATGAATCTTCAGACCAGGACGGATGCGGAGAGAAGCGAACTCAACGTCAG GTTGTCGGATTCAGTGCGAGAGGGGGAGAGACTAAAGGGGCAGAttgaagagaaagacagagaaattgTCTTACTGACGAGGAGGCTTGAG GAGCAGAATGGCAACGATGAGACTGACATGCAGATGATGAGAACACACAATGAGACACTATTAGACACACTGCGGGACATTGCACag acGGTTTCGTCAGATGGAGAGTCTTCCTCAGAGGCAGACCAGGACAACTCTGGGGCTCCGCTGCTGGCCTTAATCCGTGGCTCCTCCCCTCACCGTTCCTCCTCTCCCAGGAGGTCGTCCTCTCCCTCTCGGCTCACCTCGCTGTCTCATCTCCCGGAAGCAGCACTGTCAGCTCTACGCTCTGCAGTCACAAACAAGACGCTCCAGCTGCAG GATATTCGAGGGCGTCTGCTCTCCTCTCAGTCCTCATTACAACAGGTACGAAAGCAGCTTGCAGAGAGCGACTCAGCTAAAAGAGACGCGGAACAGAGAAACCAAgccctgcagagagagagggacgccgctcagagagagagggagaccacacagagagaaaaggaccGTCTGAAGCAGGAGAGAGACACGCTGGCCAG TGAGAAGGCGAGCTTGGAGAAGACAGCCCAGGCTGTACAGAGCAGCAACCAGATCCTGCAGATGGACTGTGAGAAGCTGCAGTTGGCCGTGACGTCCACGCAGCGAGAGAGAGACCacgagagggaggagaaggaagcCGTCATTCAGGAGAGAGACCGGGCGAAGGCAGAGACTCAGAGGAT ACAGATGCAGTGGGATCAGAGTGAGAATCGGGCCTCTGCTCAGCGTGGGGAGCTGTCTGTAGTGAAGGAGACTCACCAGCAGGGGGAGGTTGAGAGGCAGCTGCTGGAGCGAGAGAAGACCCAACTGTCTGAAGCACTGGCTCGG ACTGAGAGCAGTAACGCAGAGCTTTCTCTGCTGCTCAACAAGCTCCAGTCTGAGGATGCAGCTCTCAGAGACTCTCTGGCCAAGATGGGCAGCATGAATGAAGGCCTGGCCCAAGATAAAACTGACCTTAATACCTACATCCTCCAG ctggaggaggagaaggccCTTCTGCAGGCTCAGAAACGGGAGGCGGAGCAAGAGAAGCTGGCCATCAGAGATGAGCTGGTCCGGTTGGAGCAGGACAGGCTGGAGCTGGACTCGACCCGCATCACGCTGCACCAGTCACTGCAGGACACTGAGCTAAGCCGAGCAGGGATGGAGGCAGAGCTCCAGAGTCTCAGGGTTGAGAGACTTAAGCTGCAGGAGAGAGTCACCCAG CTTTGTGGCGAGGTGACCTCTCTGGGTTCAGAGTTAAGTCTTGCCAGAGGCGAGAGCCAGCGGAACGAAGTGGCCTTGGAGGAGGCCGGCCGTGGTCGGGCAGAACTGGCCCGAGACAAAGCAGCACTGGTGGTCCAGCTGACGGcatctgagagagagaacaccGTGCTGTCAGAGGAGCTGGCTGCCTTCAG GTCGGAGCGTGAGTCCCTGGAAACCAGTCTGTTCGAGGTGCAGCAGCAACTGGTTCAGGTGGAGTCTCGCAGAGAGCAGCTTGAGACGGAGAACCAAAACCTTCGAGTCCGCAGCGAGACTGCAGCAG CTGAACTGAGGCGTGTTCGCTCAGACTGGGAGAATGCGTTGGCCCAGGCTGAGAGGGAGAAACAGGCTCTGACTCAGACTCTAAATTCTGCACAGCTGGAGGCCCAGCAGGCCTTACGCAAGGCCATCTCTGAACAtcaagaggaggtggagagacTCATCTCAGAAAAG GAAGTCCTGCGGCACAGCCTGCTGATGGAGCATGAGGGCGCTCTGAGGAAGCTGAGGCAGGAGGTGGAGGATCAGCTGCACAGAgcgcagagagaaagagaggagctGCAGGATGAACTGAGGACTCTTCAGCACGACAGAGATCAGAGTCTCCTGCAGGCTGAGACTGAGAAACAACAG gCTCTTTCTCTGAAGGAGGCAGAGAAAGCAGTCCTGTCTGACAGGGTGTCCAGCCTGCAGGCTGAGGTGTCAGCTGCAGCCCTGGAGGCCGAGCGGATGGCCAGAGAAGCAGCTCATTGCAAAGAGCAGGAGCAG atCAGAGTTGGGGCTCTGACCAGCGAGCTGCAGGAGCTTCGCTCTCAGCTGGAGGATGCAGCCTCGCTTCATGAGAGGGAACTTCATAGTCTGCGAGAGACTTGTACGGACCTTCAGTCACGCGCTGATGTTGCTCTCAAAGAG CTGGACCAATACAGAGCTTCTCTCTCAGCTAACGAGGAGAGTCGGGATCATCTGAGGCGGGACATGCTGGAGGTGGAGCGTCGTCTCAACCAAACTCAGgacatggcagaaaaacacaggagagaaggGACAGAGCTGCGTCGCAGCCTCGGGGACGTCACCAAGGAGAGAGACACTCTCAGCCAGTCAAACACCCAACTAAGGGAAACTCTGCGAAttgcagaaacagagagaatcAG TGTGAAACGACAGTGTgaggagaaggagcagaggCTGGCTGTGCTGGAGGAGAATTTCTCATCTACTCAGAAAGAGGTGACGGAGCTGCGTAGCTGCCTGAGGGAGGTTGAGAGGTCACGTCTTGAGGCTCGGCGAGAACTCCAGGAGCTCCGTAGACAG ctgaAAGTTCTGGATGGAGAAAAggagcagaaagagagggaggtggCAGAGCTGCAGACTCGCCTGTCACTGGAGGAGCaaagggaagaggagaaagggaaagaggCTTTCACCCTCAAACAGAAGTTAACTGAAGCTGAAACTGCTCGAGATTCCCTCAAGAAGGAG CTTTCCCTGATTCAAAAGCGCCTGGTGGAGTCGGAGGGGAGCTGGAGGGGCTGCGAGAGAGAACTGACCGCTCAGCTGCAGGAGGCGCGAGGCTGTGAGAAGAAGCTGCAGGATGAAGCCAAGAATCTGGCCCTGCGCGCCCAGGCAGCCCAGGACGCCTCTGCTCTGTCCAGCCTGCAGCTGAGCGAGGCTCAAGGCCGCCTAGCTGCCACAGAGGCAGAGCTGTCCCGGGCTGAGGTTGGGAGGAGAGAGCTGGAGTATCGTCTGAGCAGCCTCCAGTCGGTACTGACACGTACACTGGGCATCGGAGCAGGGGGCAGAGGATCCAGGGGGAGGAGCCCGGGGGGGAGCTCCACATCAGCCGGCACCATGTCACGCCACCCCAGCATCTCACCTCTACGCTCCTCACTGTCACCTCCTAAAG aATTTCGAGTAAGCACCCCTGACAACACTTTAGGCTCAGGAGCTGTGTCTCCTGAGAGAGGGGATACTCCACTGCCTCTCCCTCAGCCAGAGCTGGACCCTGAGACCCTACGAAGTGGTCTGAGAGACTTCCTCCAGGAGCTGCGTGAGGCACAGAAAGAGCGG GATGATGCCCGATGCCAGCTGGGGGCCCTGCAGcgggaggtggaggagctgaaggGGGAGCGAGACTTGGCTCAGAGTCGTCTCTCTCAGCTACAAAACACCTTACAGGAATACCAAGaag CGAAGTGCGGGCTGGACGAGCGTCTGACGGCCACTCAGattctgctgcagcagcaggaggagttagtgaggagaggagacagagagaggagagctcTCACCGACAGGGTGAAGGATTTGGAGCGAGCGCTGCAGGCCTCTGAGACGGATAAGAAACACacgcag GAGCAGTTAAATAAGCAACGTGCGGCTGAAATGCGtctggaggcagagaggaggcgTCTGCGGGAGGCGCTGGAGGCAGCTGAGGCCCGGGCCACCAGAGTGGAGTTGGGGAGGCGCAGTGTGGAGGGGGAGCTGCAGAGACTCAAACTGAGTCTGGGAGACCGCGAGGCTGAGAGCCAGGCCTCCCATGAACGCCATGACACTCTACTCAAACAG GTAGCAGAGGGAGAAGTCCGTGTGTCGTTGCTTCAGAGAGACGTGGAGAGGCTGAGCCAGGCTCTGCTCAAAGCGCAGGAAGGCGAATCTTTGCTGAAAGAGAGAGTCACTTCCCTCAACCAGAGCCTCCAGGAGGTGGCGGCTGctcacagcagcacagagactcGCCTGGTTGCTCTGCAGAAGTCGCTGAGTGTGGCTGAACAGGACAAAAGGCATCTACAG GAAAGGATCGATGAATCCCGTGTATCATTAGCTGAATGGAAGAGAAACATGGCCACCCTCACTGAGCGTGTGCAAAGCCTGCAGAGTGAGCTGAACCAGAGCGAGCTGAGACGAGAGGCGCTTGAGGCCGAGCTCACCAACACTCAAGAG GCTCTGCGTCAGCGTTCAGCCAGTCTCGTGGAGGCTCAGCGCAGCGCCCAGGCGGCTCAGACAGAGCGGGCCACTGTAGAGGAGCGGCTGCGTGGGCTGCAGAGAGCGGTCGCCATGCTCGAGACGGAGAAAAAAGATGCTGAGAGACAGGCTGTGAGGCTGGAGAAAGACAAAAACGCACTGAGGAATACACTGGATAAG GTTGAACGTCAGAAGCTGAAGACTGAAGAAGGCAGCATGcgtctgtctgcagagagaagccgCTTGGATCGCTCTCTGAACACCGCTGAACAGGAGCTGCAGGAGGCACAGCAACAGATACTAATGCTGCAG ACTCAGCTGGCTGAGATGGAGCAGTCACACAGTCTGTGTGAGAGTATGGTGAGGCAGCGAGACGAGGCCCAGCGGGAGGCGGAGAGACTGAGGAGCAGCTTTAGGGACATAGAGCGAACTCTGGGCACCAGAGAGCGAGCTCATCGGCACAGAGTCAAAGGCCTGGAGGAGCAG GTGTCCACCCTGAaggagcagctgcagcaggagatGAAACGGCGGCAGCCTTCACTTCCATCCTCCTTACTGTCGGCAGGAAACAGAGATGCAGCTTAA